The following coding sequences are from one Strix uralensis isolate ZFMK-TIS-50842 chromosome 6, bStrUra1, whole genome shotgun sequence window:
- the CTDSP1 gene encoding carboxy-terminal domain RNA polymerase II polypeptide A small phosphatase 1 — MEHQSIIAQVSREEGSAPLQEKGTQAPAKKPRSRSILQSLFCCLCRDEGEPCAGTTSAPLLVEENGALPKAAVKHLLPEIKPQDASKLCVVIDLDETLVHSSFKPVNNADFIIPVEIDGIMHQVYVLKRPHVDEFLQRMGELFECVLFTASLAKYADPVADLLDKWGAFRARLFRESCVFHRGNYVKDLSRLGRDLRRIIIVDNSPASYIFHPDNAVPVASWFDNMADTELLDLLPFFERLSKVEDVYAVLKKQRTNS; from the exons aTGGAGCACCAGTCCATCATCGCCCAGGTtagcagggaggaggggagcgcCCCGCTGCAGGAGAAAG gtaCCCAGGCCCCCGCCAAGAAGCCGCGGAGCCGCAGCATCCTCCAGTCCCTCTTCTGCTGCCTGTGCCGTGATGAGGGGGAGCCCTGTGCCGGCACCACCAGCGCCCCGCTGCTGGTGGAGGAGAACGGGGCCCTGCCCAAG GCTGCCGTCAAACACCTCCTGCCTGAGATCAAGCCGCAGGACGCCAGCAAGCTGTGCGTGGTCATCGACCTGGACGAGACGCTGGTGCACAGCTCCTTCAAG CCAGTGAACAACGCCGACTTCATCATTCCCGTGGAAATCGATGGCATCATGCACCAG GTGTACGTGCTGAAGCGGCCGCATGTGGACGAGTTCCTGCAGCGCATGGGCGAGCTCTTCGAGTGTGTGCTCTTCACCGCCAGCCTGGCCAAG TACGCAGACCCCGTAGCCGACCTGCTGGATAAATGGGGGGCTTTCCGGGCACGGCTTTTCCGGGAATCCTGCGTCTTCCACCGCGGCAACTACGTGAAGGACCTGAGCCGCCTGGGCCGCGACCTGCGCCGCATCATCATCGTGGACAACTCACCCGCATCCTACATTTTCCACCCCGATAACGCC GTGCCGGTGGCCTCCTGGTTCGATAACATGGCGGACACGGAGCTGCTGGACCTGCTGCCCTTCTTCGAGAGGCTCAGCAAGGTGGAGGACGTGTACGCAGTGCTCAAGAAGCAGCGGACTAACAGCTAG